The region GTAAACGACCGCACCGATACCGCCCGGCAAAAGGACGACGATCAGCATCCAAAGGCCTGCCGGCATCCTGCGACGCTTTACGTCGCGGCTGACATAGCCCACCAGCAGAACATAGCTGGCAAACGCCGTTCCCCACGAGTAGCTCATGAGAATACGCATCGGCAGCATCTCATGCTTGTGGTGCGGCATCACCACGTGAAAAAGATATTGAATCGCAACAAAGATGATGATCGACAGAACAACGGACCAGGCCGGAATCAGGCTGAGTTCATCCTCCTGACCGCCCTGAACCTCCTGTACCCGGTTTTCGCCTTGAGCCGAAGCCATCCTCATCGTGCAATCTCACCTTTAGAACGCCTGTTCTGCGTCCGGCGAAGCCATACGATCGCCAGCAGCGCTGCCGTTACCGGCAGGAACCAGAACAGAAGCACCACATATTGATCGCTGGCGTCGGGCATACCGATCGGATTCAGCTCGTATTGATCGAGCATCGTCCAGACCGCTGTCACTACAGTCATCAGCATCGAAGCACATACGATCACTGGCAACCAGAGACTACGCATCTGGTTCCGCCGCGCCGACATCTGTGCCGCACGTTGCCGTACCACCCTGTGCGTCCGGTTTACCACGGAGACCTGGGCGCCAGCGTCAAGCGATCGTATCGCCTCACGCGCCAAAGCCTTCTCGCGGTCCACTGCTCCATCGATCAACTCGTTCATCCCCGCGCCTCCGCAGCTGCTGGACGATAGTTGCGCACCTTCTCAAGCTCCGGTTTCAGAGAGGCCAGTCCCCTGTACAGTCTCGACTTCACCGTCGAAAGAGGAGCCCCTGTAACCCCGGCAATCTCCTCCAGCGAAAGCTCTTCGTAAAACCGCAGAACCAGCACCTCGCGGTACCCTGTATCCAGCGTCAGCAGAACCTCGGCCACCTCCGCCGAATCCTCCCTCGACGCAAACTGCTCCAGTGGCGACGGTCCTGGCATTGCAACTTCAAACGGACGATCATCTTCGTTGCTTTCCCGCATCTCGTCAAGACTGGACATTGTCCGCTTCCTCGAAAGGTCGATCACGAGATTTCGGGCAATCGTAAACAACCAGGTCTCAAACCTGGCCTTTCCGTTGTACTGCGCACCTCGGAGCAGGACGCGCATCCAGGTCTCCTGGAAGAGGTCTTCGGCGACGTCGCGCCTCCCGGTAAGGAAAAGCAGGTATCGCAACAGCCTGTGCTGGTAGAGCTCGATCAAATGATCCAGCAGCTCAGGATCCTGCCGTTTCAGCCCACGGGCGATCGCGACATTCTCTTCCTGAGTCAGCGCAGCATGCGCCGTTAGCGATAGGGCTCCGCCTTGCATAGTGGTAGTGACGCGATTCCCTTCTAAAAAGTCTCGGTCAGAGGTTACATCCTCGGAAAAAGCTCCCTTTTTCCTCCATTGACCCATCTGGACACTCCGGCAAGGCAGAAAATAGAAAATGTTGCAGTGCTGATATTGTACGGACTTCACGGTCATTCGCCCATTCCCTTCCCCCCTGTAAACTTGGGTCATGGAAGTTCTCTTCGGCCTCCACCCCATTGAAGAGGCCATTCGAGCCGGGTCTGGTCGCCTCGATCGCATCTCCATCGCCCGTGAGCGACGCGACGCGCGACTTGAGAAGATCGCCGCGCTGGCCCGCTCCGCCGGAATCCGTGTCGCCCTCGAGCCCCGCGAGCAGCTCACCCGCGCCGCCAAAACCGATGCCCATCAGGGAGTTATCGCCTTTTTGCGCGATCGCGCCTTCCTCTCCATCGAAGACCTCCTCGTTCCCCCCTCCGACGGACACCATCGGTTCTTTCTCGCGCTCGACGGCATCGAGGACCCCCACAACCTCGGCGCGCTCCTCCGCACCGCGGACGGTGCCGGCGTCGACGGCATCCTCGTGCCGGAACGCCGCAGCGCCCCCATCACCCCGACCGTCGCCAAAACCTCCGCCGGAGCCTCCGAGCACGTCCGCATTGCCCGCGTTACCAACCTCGTCCGCTCCCTCGAGCAGATGAAGAAAGCCAACGTCTGGGTCATCGGGCTCGATGAGCGCGGAACCCCCGATTATATGGACTTCGACTTCACCTCCGACTGCGTCCTGGTGCTGGGCCGCGAGGGCGCCGGGCTCCACGACCTGGTCAAAAAGACCTGCGACCACCTTCTGCGCATCCCCATGGCTGGAAAGGTCTCCTCGCTCAACGTCTCGGTCGCCGGAGCCGTCGTCATGTACGAGGCCATGCGTCAGAGGCGGGCGACATCCGTCCAACCCATGACCGCCCCCGCGCCTGCCACAACCAAAAAGCGCAAGGGCCTTGGCAGTCTCTGAATGATCTTCTCTACGCTCAGCTTGGTAAACCGCCCTCCCCGTCTCCGATCGGCCTTCGCTTCAGCCACGGTCCTCACCTGTGTGCTCGCAGGCAGCGCTTCGGCACAGACCCACAGTGCCACCCCATCCGGTCGGCAGGGCCAGGTCCTCTTCCATCGCAACGAAGACCAGACGCCCCAGACCGCTGTTCGATCCGCAAAACCCGGACGCACCCCCCAGAAAGAGGTCGACGCTATCACCAGCGCCGAACGCTCGGCCATCACCTTCACGGCGTGGGATCTCGACCTTCACCTTGAGCCGGCGACCTCGCATCTTTCCACTCGTGCCCGTTTTACCGTGCGCAATATCTCGCAGGCCCCCATCTCGCAGCTCACCCTGCAACTCTCCTCCACACTCCACTGGGAGAGCCTCTCAGCCCCGATTCCCCTCACCCTTACTCAGCACGTTCTTCCTACCGACGCCGACCACACCGGTCAGATGACCGAGGCGCTCGTCCATCTGTCGCAGCCCATTCCTCCCGGCTCCTCCCTCACTCTGACCGGCTTCTACTCCGGAACCATCGAAGCCTCCGGAGAGCGACTCACCCGCATCGGCGCCCCCTCTACAGAGGCGGCCCAAGCTGACTGGGACCGCATCTCGCCTGGACTCGTCGCCCTGCGAGGATTTGGCAACGTCCTCTGGTATCCCGTCTCTTCGCCTGTCTTCTTCCTGGGAGATGGAGCGAAGCTCTTTCAGGCGGTCGGCCTCTCTCGTCTCCAGCAGCAGAACGCAGCGTTTCGGCTCAGGCTGACGGTGGAGTACGTGGGCGAGCCCCCGGTTGACGCCTTCCTGAATGGCCACCGCCAGCCGCTGAAGAACGTCGCCGAAGAGCCGAATACCCCGGTCGTAGAATCCCATGGCGTCGCGACCGCCGATTTCCCGGCGTCTCCCCTGGGCTTTCGTGTCCCCAGCCTGTTTGTCGTCTGGCAGAGCCTCCGGCCCTCGGCCAATCAGCTGCTACAGGTCGCCACGATCCGGCCGGAGGCCATCACCCCCTACACGACCGCGTCCAACGACGTCGCTCCGCTGCTGCGCGACTGGCTGGGACCAGCTCCTCTAAAATCTCTCACCCTGATTGACCACGCTGGCCAGCCCTTTGAGGATGATGCCTTCCTCGCCGTCCCGCTCTC is a window of Edaphobacter sp. 12200R-103 DNA encoding:
- a CDS encoding M1 family metallopeptidase; its protein translation is MIFSTLSLVNRPPRLRSAFASATVLTCVLAGSASAQTHSATPSGRQGQVLFHRNEDQTPQTAVRSAKPGRTPQKEVDAITSAERSAITFTAWDLDLHLEPATSHLSTRARFTVRNISQAPISQLTLQLSSTLHWESLSAPIPLTLTQHVLPTDADHTGQMTEALVHLSQPIPPGSSLTLTGFYSGTIEASGERLTRIGAPSTEAAQADWDRISPGLVALRGFGNVLWYPVSSPVFFLGDGAKLFQAVGLSRLQQQNAAFRLRLTVEYVGEPPVDAFLNGHRQPLKNVAEEPNTPVVESHGVATADFPASPLGFRVPSLFVVWQSLRPSANQLLQVATIRPEAITPYTTASNDVAPLLRDWLGPAPLKSLTLIDHAGQPFEDDAFLAVPLSATNARQITPAMVHSLTHAWFHSSLPWLNEGVPQFISLLHTENVDGRDKALGELRQLINPLTLVEPEISPSPKTATPQASAISGSSSSSSSSRSNSAEPDPNAPPGALPSTLPPPRGLPGQSLIAAHDEVYYRAKAAAVLWLLRSTVGDAPLKRALQTYREEVHNADPKSQEDPRAFQRVLEAASHKNLSAIFDDWVYNDRGLADLSIVNVTPRDLPARNGKGVSWLVAVEIHNAGAVNADVPVTVRSGSLTSTQRVNVPPHSNVSTRIVFEGTPQEVLVNDGTIPETTEPIHVWKLKIQPSTSSLPIR
- the rlmB gene encoding 23S rRNA (guanosine(2251)-2'-O)-methyltransferase RlmB, with protein sequence MEVLFGLHPIEEAIRAGSGRLDRISIARERRDARLEKIAALARSAGIRVALEPREQLTRAAKTDAHQGVIAFLRDRAFLSIEDLLVPPSDGHHRFFLALDGIEDPHNLGALLRTADGAGVDGILVPERRSAPITPTVAKTSAGASEHVRIARVTNLVRSLEQMKKANVWVIGLDERGTPDYMDFDFTSDCVLVLGREGAGLHDLVKKTCDHLLRIPMAGKVSSLNVSVAGAVVMYEAMRQRRATSVQPMTAPAPATTKKRKGLGSL
- a CDS encoding zinc ribbon domain-containing protein, which codes for MRMASAQGENRVQEVQGGQEDELSLIPAWSVVLSIIIFVAIQYLFHVVMPHHKHEMLPMRILMSYSWGTAFASYVLLVGYVSRDVKRRRMPAGLWMLIVVLLPGGIGAVVYFLLRQPLLRPCPHCRTEIPSSCHFCPQCQFQMAPVCGRCFRGVQITDVYCAQCGHDLAEDHAPARLRAYSD
- a CDS encoding RNA polymerase sigma factor, coding for MQGGALSLTAHAALTQEENVAIARGLKRQDPELLDHLIELYQHRLLRYLLFLTGRRDVAEDLFQETWMRVLLRGAQYNGKARFETWLFTIARNLVIDLSRKRTMSSLDEMRESNEDDRPFEVAMPGPSPLEQFASREDSAEVAEVLLTLDTGYREVLVLRFYEELSLEEIAGVTGAPLSTVKSRLYRGLASLKPELEKVRNYRPAAAEARG